The Nicotiana tomentosiformis chromosome 9, ASM39032v3, whole genome shotgun sequence genome contains the following window.
GGAGCAAAGATTGGAAGAAGGTATATTTTTATTTagaaaaacatcaaaataattAACAACTTAGAAATCAAACAGacatatttataaaaaaaaaagtgtATAGGGCAACAAAAGAAGCAGAAGAAAACGAGGAAAAGCTCAGAGACATAGAGGAGATTATAACACCAAACCTATAGTAACTTATCAGGAAATCAGTCATACCTATATTACATTCGGCTCCAGCCTGTTGAGACAATAGCAATGCTATGTTCATGGTGGGCTAACGAGCAGCGTAGGTTGTCGGCTTTAAGTGATAATCACTCCTAAAGAAAAGATACTATGAAGTAGTAACGGGTTCCAATAGCATCCCCTTTTTCCTGCACTCCCTTAAAACATCCCGAGCTTCTTCACTACATCTTGATTGGACAATTGAATCGAAATATAATTTACATGTGGAAGCATCGGGGATGCATCCAATTGCTTCCATTGACAAAAACAAGTTCTTAGCTTCATCAAATCTCCCCGAGTTAAATAAGGCCCTTATAAATGCACCATAAGTATGATTATTAGGGCTCAAATCCAGTGTCGACATGCTTACAAGAAGCCTTTGTGCCTCATCAATCTTATTCATCCTACAAAAACTTTGAATTAAGGCATTGAAGGAGAAAACATCTGCTTTTATTCCATCATCTTGCATTTTTCTTAATAATTTCATTGATCCACCAACATCTCCGAGGACACAGAGTGAACGAATTAAGATATTGTAAGTAACAGCGTTTGGAGCAACTCCCCATTCTACCATCTCTGTGAAACAGTCTAAAGCATCGTCAATCCGGTTTACTCTACAAAGGCTATCAATCAGTGAACTAAATGTGAAAATGTCTGGTCGAAAACCATGTTCCAGTAGCATGACCAGTAGCTCACGAACCTTGTCAACCTCCCCTACCTTAGAATGTCCACTAATAAGAGTGTTGAAAGTTACAAGATTGGGAGTGAGACCTCTCTGAAGCATGTCTTTAAAAGCCTCTGAGGCTTTGTCCATCATTTTGATTTTGCAGAAGCAATCAATGACCCGGTTATAGAAGAATGTGTTAGATACAAGACCATCCTTAAACATCTGGAACAAATATTCATTCCCCTTTTCTACTTTCCCTGCTTTGTAAAGAACATCAACAAGTGCAAGATATAtatcaatactaaccttcatACCTCGAACAGTGATAAAGTCTAACATCTGACAAGTATCATCAAGCTCTAATCCTTTGATTAAACAAGTCAGTACAATGTTAATAGTAGAGTTATCCAGGACGTAACCTCTATCAACTGATATTCTTAAAAGTTGGGCTGCTTCTGTTGGCAAAGAATTAGTACTAAGGCAATGTAGCACGGAAGCAAAAGCTATATTAGGCAAGGCAGGTTCTTTCTCTAACCATCTAGATAATAATTCAAAACCCTCATCTGGTGGCATACAACGAAATACCCCATTAACCAATGATCTTACAGTAGCTTCAGTTGGAACAATATTCCTATCCTTCATTCTCCGGAAGAGCTCAAAAGCCTCATCCACCCTTCTAGCATTGCAAAACCCATCAACCAAAATGGTGTAAGTAAACACATTGGGAGAGTATCCCGCTCCTTCCATCTGTTTAACCAGACGAATCGCTTCCTCCACAACCCCAACCTTACAAACTCCATGAATGAGAATATTATACGTAAACCTATCCGGATTACAATTATCCACCTGCATTTGCTGAAACTTTAGATAAGCTAAGTCAAGTGAATTGGACTTGACCAACGCATCGATCACTGCATTATACAACCTAGTACTAGGAGCGAGTCCCAAATAAGAAACCTGCTCCAAAATGTCAGCACAGTACTTCCCCAAGCCTAATCTCCCCCAACTACCAATCAGAACACAAAGCAAATCCACAGTAATTACATTTCCAGAGTTTCTGATATCCTGAACTAGCTCAGCTGACAACAAAAGGGGACCTTTTCTATACAGTGCATTACCTAAGACCCCCTTAACTGATTGATTCTTGGCAAAAGAGGGACAAATATTCGAAATCCAGATGTAAAATCTAAAAGGGTGTAATGGATTTTCTTGATTATGTAGAATACTAACAACTGCTTGCTGATTCAAAGTAACCCTCTTGGCTTTATACTCATGGTTTAGCAATAAATACCAGTCATTTCTTGCAAGAATCTGAGTAAAATATTCGTAATCAATACTACTTCCTTGAAGGTTTCGATTTTTAGCTGCAATTGAAGTGTTGGAACTCCAGTTCAACGAAGACTTACCGGGTGAAGTTTGTTCAGTGGTGGTGCAGCTAGTGGTCGCAACAGAGTCAAGATTTGAGGGTTTGGGAGTAATGGGTCTGAGGGAATTGTGGTTTAGTTTAGAGAGATTTGTGAAAGCAGGTGAAGAAGCCCTTGAAGCTAGAGAGGAGAACCCTCTCATACTCTTTCATTCCCCTTTGGAAATCACAGAGTTCAGTTCTGTATGCGACTATGTTTTGTTCTTTACTGTGTTATTAGCTTGACCCCTCCTAAGCTTCATGGAGAGAATTTAACCAAAGAGACCCTCCGTCTCGAATTAAAGAAAGAGCGACTTCTTTTAGCAGACTTTAttttctcctctttttttttttacacaatAAAGCTTGTGTGTGTCAATGACTAAAAAGTAAAAACAGATTAAATGGAGTGGAGACAAAATTATAAATACAAAAATGTTGGGGCTTTTAATTAATCTTTTGGCAAAAATACATACATTTAGCCAGTGTACCTCAACTAGACATAGGTGTGTCGTGGATATCCGGATCCGGCAGATGTTACGATCCAAAATCCTAGAAAGGCTGCGATGGCGCCTAACCCGGCAAGCCAAcactcaacaacaataatagagtCCAATTATATAAGTCATCAACTGATTCGTGATATGAATAATAACACGGAAttagtcataaatcaatatcataaGTACATAATCAATGACACGGTCTAAACACGATTACAACTATCTAACAAGCACCCAAAACCCAATGTCACATCATCACGAGCATCTAATAAGAGTAACTAGTTTCAACTAAACAACAATAACATTTGTCGGAAAAGAAATACATAAACAGAATTAGATATTTAGGGAAGAAAGACTCCATGTTTTGTGGATCGGATCAAGTGAAGCAGCTCACCACGAAGTTTTCAATAAAATACTCCTACTCAACTCGATTGGTACAACTAATACCAGTCTCAGAacctgtacaaaaatatgcagaagtgtagtatgaatataaAACTACAGTGCACAGTAAatatcaagtctagcctcgaagaagtaACAATGAGGGGTCAATATCAACACTTACTAACAAATCAAATAAGCATATGAAAAATAATTAGAACATGGAATAAAGTATGATATCATCAATCAACTCCATCAGTAGAACACAGTAAATTTGGAATTTAGACACGCTTTTCAGATAAAGATATATAATACAATATCAGCTATCTCAATTCTTTTCATAATCATGATATGAGTTCAACAATATTCATATATATCTAAGAGCCACTGTAGGAGTCTCTGCTACAAATGCATGCTCATGATCTAATACCAAAACCTCATTGCACAAAATCATATATCTCACACTAGTCAAGTGTCCAAACTAGCACCAACatgggtacctgcgctcacagaacccaaagtaacatgggtaatcaccttaCTCCGGAGGGACGTATCCATATCTAAGCATAGTTACGGGTGTAAACTGATCCACTAATAATaataccgttgtggcgtgcaacccgatcgacTCATAATATAATTGtagtgtgcaactcgatccaaccacaatatcatcaataatcaatatTTGTTCACCATTTCCTTGGTGCCAAAATTCTCATCTTTTCGCAATATCCAACTCTCCGACTCATGTGCATgtgtataaaataatataataaagaagtAACAGACATAATAATAAAGATGCGGATAAAAGCCCATATGGCTAAAAGATGGTTATAGCTAATAAGGTAGTTTAGTTTATCTCAACAGTTCAGTAAATAGTTTTTAGCATTCAAAACCCCATTCATAATATTTAACATGAAGAAATTAAACCACGTAACCATCAATCATGAATCAAAAAATAAAACAAGTATATGATTAAAGAGTAATTAAAAAACACAACATGAAAAAATAATCCTTTATGCTCAATTCAACAAGTCATAATCTTAAACATGCTTCTAAGCCATAATTACGAGTCATCACataatcataatatcaatgaaactTGGATAGGCATAATCATAAGCTAAACTCTACCGGATATGGTCATAACCTAGCTACGCATATACGCGCATCACCTCGCAAAAAATTGGCTCCTAAATTAAgtaacaagtagcaaatagatcaCCTACATAGAGAatccctcttacaaggataggTAAAAGATTTACCTCCTCTCGACAAGCTTCAATTAGCAACAATTGTGTTTCTTTTCAAATCTTACACCAACGACTCGAATTTAGTCAAACATTACTCAAGAGTCAATATAAGCTTTAGGAATTGATTTCATATAAACAATATTCAATTTTTAACTCAAATCAAAAGTTCAACAAAAAGACAACTTCGGGCTCCAGACTCGAAATTCAAAATTGATCATAAATATAGTTCGCTCATAATCCCATGAttccaaatataaaaataaattctaaATCTGGGTCCAATTTAAAAATCAAAAGCCCCAACATCACTCTCTTAAGTACATATCAAAAATTGAACTTTTACCCTTTAAACTCATATTTAATGGATTAAAATtcatgtagattcttgaaatatattcacaaatgagcagaaatcacttaccctcttgCCTTATATGAAAATCTCCTTGCAAAAACCGCCCCTccccaagtctagggttcaaaatatgagagaatgggcACAATtccaaaataacaatttaaaacaGCCTGCCCAGGTATACCCCTCGCAATCATGACCCACTGCTCCGCAATCGTTAAACACAAAATGCACCCACCTGGAAAAACCTCATCGCGAAAGCGATGACCAACGGACCACCCTTCTATGCGAATGTGAGCTGCCCATCGTGAATGCGTAGGCCAAGACTCCAGCCTGCCTCAATCTCTACGCAAATGCGAGCTACTCCATGAGATCACGCTGAACAGCTCCCCTACAATTCGCAAACGTGAACACACCCCTGCAAAAGCGAAGCACAAGGCTCCCATCTCCCAAAACATTCTACGCGATCGTGATGCacctcccgcgatcgcgaagctcatcAGAGACACAAGAAAACCAGTTGTGCAAATTTATTTGAAATGGTCTGAAATCACCCGAAATACGCTCGAGCCCCATGGGACCCTGTCAATTATGTTAACAAGTCCAAATAACTTATTCAAAATTATTTCAAGGATCCAAACATCAAAAACAACAATCGAAGATCAAATCCATctcttaattttaaaaaaaaatcaacttcGCCGAATGTGTCTGAATAACACTTTGACATTCCTAATTGCAACTAAACGTTGCACTCAAGTTCATATCAACCATTTGGACATATCCAAGATCTCAAAACCATAATCGAAGTCTGGTCACATCGAAGTCAACTTCCGGTAAAACCTATAAACTCacaattcttcaaattgctaacttctGACAAATAGAGTCACAATCTTCTAGGAATATCCAAAACAAAATCTGAACATAcggccaagtccaaaatcaccatgtgaACCTACTGAAatcatcaaatcccgatttctaAGTCAttcactcaaaagtcaaatttgataagctcttccaacttaaagtttctaaATTGAGAGTTACTCTTCCAAATCATTCCCgaacaagtcgtaatacatcatatggagcaactcaaggtctcaaactacATAAAGAAATGCTAAAGCTAAAAAggatcggtcgggtcgttgcattcttccctacttaaacatacattcatcctcaaatgtgCCAAgtgtcattccaaagccatcaaataacTAAATAAACTCTTCATACACACTCACATATCAGCTATCCCATGCCATATTAATCCATATGACTCTATTAACACAATCTAGACTGAAGATTCTtcattcaaccttagcccataagccttagaatcaaatttcaaTATCAGAAACTCCCTCTAAGATTCCATTCTTGTATATATTAATTGTATCAATCCCCACAAGTTGTATCAAACCATAAATGTAAAACAAGCATACCTTAGTCCAGAAACTACAACTATACATGACCATGTGATCCAATCATCAGTGATAGACTCCCCCGCTAGACTTAAAGCCACAATCACATCACCCAAGAACCTACAATGACTTCTCTGTATTAGCTACCATGATCTCGCATGTTACTCAATTCAATTTCTTATAAGCTCATATCATATTAACATCAACACATCCCAAATTATCAGCATAAATGCATACTCATCCTTGTGACAGTCGTGCCATCGTCCTCGAGCGATCCAGACTCACCTCGTAACACATACATCCCACTAGATAGAAGGAAAAACTTTTCATAGGAACCTCATAAGAAATTATACAACCCCCAACCTTCTCACAAGAGATAGCACACATGTGTAGCCTCATGACCTTGCCATGGGTACAACCACTATGTAATCAATTGATCCTCCTGAGTGTACATTCATCTACAGGCTGTAACAAGCCATTTCATTCCACCAACGACAACTTAAAAGGTCCATCAACACATCCAAAACTCGAGATCATATTGCATACATAGAAGATAATCATGCATTCATATTCCCTTAGTAGCTCAAGCACACCCCTCTCGTCATATTCGGACTCTCAAAACGTAGAAGTCATCACCAGAATGAAATACACAGGCTTAGTAATTGTCCAAAATGACTCAAATAGCATAAAACGTCATCAAGGTCCGCGACGACCCTACCACCAAATCCTAAAATAATATGTTCCCACTTCTACTCCGGCATAGTAATATCCCAATGTAAACCActcggtctttgatgctcatattcGACATGCTGGTAATTCAAACACCACGAGACACATCCAACAATGTCCTTATTTATCCTCCGTCATTAATGAAGCTTTTTCCAATCACGATACATCCTCATAACACCCAGATGAACAGAATTTTGCGAATTATGAGCCTCTTCAAGTATCGACTCTCTCAAGCCGTCCATATTAGGAAAACAAATCTACCCCTAAGGTTGTAATATACCATAATCTTTGATGGCCGCCTACTTAGCACCACCTCGAAACACCGTGTCTTTAAGACAAGCAAATGATGATCATTATACGGACGAGACGTGATGTGCTCAAAAAAGGATGACTGTACAACCACACAAGAAAGAACTCTACTAGACTCAGAAATATTCAATATCAGCACAATAttagccaaggcttgaacatccatagACAAATACCTCTCCTCCGCtggaataaatgccaaactacccatatttTCTACTACCTCAAATTCAAATTCTCTCgcttgaacaaatgttgaaggcttcgatgatcagtataaacctcttgacacaccatacaaataatgcctccaagTCTTAAGTACATGCACGATAGCCGCCAACTCCAAATCACGAACTAGATAATTATCCTCATGCAGCGTCAAATGTCGCAACATGTAAGTAATCACCCTATCATTCTACACCAACATCGTGCCAAGATCagtgcgtgaagcatcacaatacactgtatatggTCCTGAACCTAttggcaacaccaacactgaggCTGAAATGATCGAACACTCatccacaaggcgacgatagtACCCTGCCCTCATAACACGAGGAAAATCATCACATACTATATCTGTAATATCACAACAAATTATCGGTGCCCAACTTATATTGAGTACTCAACATAACGTTTGAATGGATAGGAAGAAACTGAAGGTATAGGCTTCAAGTTGAAATAaagttgcacgataaggaatcaagaaaaggGAAATGTTCCTGATGCCCTATAGCATCTCACAGATAGATACTGACGTCTCTGTATCAATCCACAAgactcttgtcacgacccaaaaattccaccaaaggtcatgatggcacctaacctccaagactaggtaagccaacatacAATAAGGATTTAAAACAATAAAGCAAGACTTAATATGTCTGAGATAACATAAATAGCCAAATAAAGCTCCAACAACAGCTAATACAATGATACATATTACCAAACTCCCAAAACCAGGTAGTACAGAGCCATGAGCTCTAAAACTAAATACAATGAGATATTTCAATAGTATA
Protein-coding sequences here:
- the LOC104090954 gene encoding putative pentatricopeptide repeat-containing protein At3g16890, mitochondrial encodes the protein MRGFSSLASRASSPAFTNLSKLNHNSLRPITPKPSNLDSVATTSCTTTEQTSPGKSSLNWSSNTSIAAKNRNLQGSSIDYEYFTQILARNDWYLLLNHEYKAKRVTLNQQAVVSILHNQENPLHPFRFYIWISNICPSFAKNQSVKGVLGNALYRKGPLLLSAELVQDIRNSGNVITVDLLCVLIGSWGRLGLGKYCADILEQVSYLGLAPSTRLYNAVIDALVKSNSLDLAYLKFQQMQVDNCNPDRFTYNILIHGVCKVGVVEEAIRLVKQMEGAGYSPNVFTYTILVDGFCNARRVDEAFELFRRMKDRNIVPTEATVRSLVNGVFRCMPPDEGFELLSRWLEKEPALPNIAFASVLHCLSTNSLPTEAAQLLRISVDRGYVLDNSTINIVLTCLIKGLELDDTCQMLDFITVRGMKVSIDIYLALVDVLYKAGKVEKGNEYLFQMFKDGLVSNTFFYNRVIDCFCKIKMMDKASEAFKDMLQRGLTPNLVTFNTLISGHSKVGEVDKVRELLVMLLEHGFRPDIFTFSSLIDSLCRVNRIDDALDCFTEMVEWGVAPNAVTYNILIRSLCVLGDVGGSMKLLRKMQDDGIKADVFSFNALIQSFCRMNKIDEAQRLLVSMSTLDLSPNNHTYGAFIRALFNSGRFDEAKNLFLSMEAIGCIPDASTCKLYFDSIVQSRCSEEARDVLRECRKKGMLLEPVTTS